The Melitaea cinxia chromosome 16, ilMelCinx1.1, whole genome shotgun sequence genome contains the following window.
CACGCGGGAGAGTAAAGTAGAAACTAAAACCATCAGATGTTCCACGGCGAATTGAAGGATATATTAACTGTTATGAGTtatgatcgctatcagatatttgtgataacaaccggtctCGACAgttaaacgtgctctccgaagcacgattgggagaaccacaagggtccagaccggaaacaaatatgtgtacaaatacaggtataaatacatcgcgtgcgggaatcgaacccataactgTCGCTGTTTAGGCGTCGCgcatgcaccactacaccagaatgaTGTCATAATATTTGAGAGCCTGCTAACTAAGATGAAAAAATctgataaaattttgttttttttttgttacaatattaaacGCATTTGATATAAATACAGATCTACAATAGTaactataaaaatgttattgtaatattgtCTATAAGTTTTGTAACGTTACGTACGTACtgaacacaaatatatttaaaacaaggCCGTTATAGCTAATATCGAAAATAATTAAACCTTAATTAATACTTGTTCTAACAGTTTTATCCATATTCATAACCATTTTTAGCCTAAACAGTTTTGATTTATAAAGTGAAGGCTTAACTTTTGTTATAGTTCTCCTTCATAATACAAATTCGACAGACATTTTATTAACAAGTCGTAAACAACTTACAACAAACAAGTCCCAGTCCATATTTTTGGATTCATTGATTTTAAATCCAGACATTCCGACGCCGGAGTGTGGCAAAGAATATTACAAAACAGATGTGCAATCTCAACAGAAGGGAATCAAGTGTATTGAAACATAATATTGAttgaacaattttaataaattaatttccaaATTTTAACGAACCatttgatgaaataaaaatattaggcacaagcgactttgtccgcgttaaatagttacttaaaaaatatcctgattttgaaacattattcattagtgctccgctcctattgattttagcgtgatgatatataacctatagccttcatcgataaatgggctatctaaaacTGAAAGGATTTTTGAAATCGGACCAGGAGTTCCTGAGataagcgcgttcaaacaaacgaacaaagaaacaaactcttcaactttaaaatattagtatagattatataaacaCCAAAAAAGTTGTAGTTCACACTTTCCATGCTGAACAAGCTTTTAGATTGAGTTATTTATTAGAGAGAAATTATTATAAGAGTTTGCTTGTCAAACGTACTAATCTTTAGTCTTTAATTATtggattttaaaaacatttttgtgccAAAAAGCCTGTTCCTTGTGTAACATTGAACTCATATGAGCGAAGTGATGATACAACTAAACTAAACATGGCTCGTctagcataataataataataataataataaaaactctttattgtacactatgagtgagcaaaattacaaaaataaaaacaggagataagtacaaaaggttGCCTTATCGTTAattagcgatctcttccaggcaacctttgggtaaaggaaatggtatatatgtagacagtttagatgtacagttttacctaaacgtatacaatatatttagacaaataagtaatgtaaaaaaatagcctattaaGCAGTTAATTAACCCGCTTTTGTCATTATACGAAATACTACCTCGGTATAACATTGATCTCTGTTACAGTGGACTGTATTCTACCGTGATGTGAATAAATTATCTCAGTGTAAGAATATTAACATGAACTTAATcaagaattattaaattcaTGCAGACATTTACAAAGATAATTCAACATCTGAGTTGTATAATCTTTGAAAATCTTGTCCGTTTGAAGCTTCATCTACTCATCTTCCGTTACTTTATCGTCAACCTCAGTGCTTAGTGCTTAGTTAGGTCTCTCTTCAAATGTAAGTACAAgactgaaaaaaattatttatatgttgtgAGTTTAGTTATTGGATACTATTTAATATCCTTATTATTACCAAATTTTGTAGTTGAAGTAAGTAATTGGCAAATCCTAGAGGAATCTAGtatttaaaagaagaagaagaaaaagaagaagtaaGTAATAGAAATAACATAGTTGCATAGTTTACATATGCATTTTGTACCAATGTAGTTTTTCGTACCtgcttttttaatttctgtatttttttggACTTACAACGCTTAACGATTAAGCGGACGATatcaaaaattatgtaatatgaCGCTAACCCTCCAATATCTATACTGTATAATACAATaccaattaatatttactttactatttataattaaaataagaaaaaagtatttttaaatagttgtaggaggttactcaattcgaccgtatgtatttttttttcttatgtatattcggggataacttcgtcgcttatgaaccgattttgaaatttcttttttgttggaaaggagatatcccaggtgtgatACCACGTGtggtgataaggaaaccaggatttgatgatgggatcctagagaaatcgagggaaacccttgaatatccgcataactttttactgggtgtaccgattttgatgattttttaatttaatcgaaagccggtgtttataatgtggtcacatttaaatttcatcgagatctgatttcaAATTTtggagcaatctttgataatgcgtatttacttgactattttttcgtctacctacgtatcacttgtcgatgtaacacgtggttcaataagtcccgagactaagtactaaaaaaatgtcttttttataaaattaatttttattcatcaacatagtctcctccaagagcgatacagtccctccaacgcttttctaacttttctatcccatgtgtgtagaacgatttgtctttggcttcaaaataagcctccgttgctgcgataacttcactatttgagtcaaatttcttaccctgaagcatttttttgaggtttgcaaacagccagtaatcactgggggccaagtctggcgaataagggggatgaggaagcaattcgaagcccaatttgttaattttggccatcgttctcatggacttgtgacaaggcgcgttgtcctggtgaaacaccactttctttttgttcatgtgaggccgtttatccgcaatttcgtacttcaatcgctccaataagcacatgtaatagtcactatttatattttgccccttttcaaggtagtcgatgaaaagtattccatgcccatcccaaaatatagacgccataaccataccggccgatttctgagtctttggacgcttcgggcggctttcaccagccgctctccactccgctgcctgccgattggattccggagtgaaatggtatatccaggtttcatccattgttacataccgacgtaaaaaatcctttttattatgattcatcagcgccaaacatcgctctgaatcattgatacgttgttccttttgattagttgtaagcaaacgcggcacccacttagaaaaaagctttttcatggccaatttttatgtaaaatagtgaaaatactaccagctgaaatcttcactatctcggctatctctcgcacttttaccttccgatcttccaatacgattttgaggacttggttaatattttgttgagtcactgcttcatttggacgacctgagcgttccccatcattggtgtccatgcgaccgcgtttgaagtcggcataccaccgacaaatggttgctttagagggagctgatcctgcaaaacattttataagccattgctgtgcttcaacggtactttttcccattaaaaaacaatgttttatcaacacgcgaaactcgtttttttccattgtatcgaaattacaaccgtagcgtcacttaaatgtttcaaaatcaataattttattgttccatttttaaaaatttgacacatattcttgtattgatagccagtattttttaaaaatcaaaagagtttttaatatatgcgccatttccaggttagtctcgggacttattgaacgatctagtagtaattgaagtcggttttttttcgtttgccagcaaacacaattatgtaatgtaaatgtttattcatatatatacaatattatatatataatattggaCGATACCTATAATTGTGAAAGTAGATTATCATTAAAATCTTCCCTTCTGTAgcttatacaattataaataagagtacaaatttatttaagtacatgCTTGTTTTACTAAACTGTAggattaaaaatatagtagatATTATAATTACGTGTATACTCGTACAATACTTAatctaaataagtatttttacgGACTCAATGATGGCAAGAATACTAAAGGTTTAATGTATTTGAAACATAATTTAGAGTTTTCTGATCATAAACTAATCAGCTATTCTGTCAGCAGTATACTCACTAACTAAATGTAAGTAATATATAAGTGGTGGAAATTTTGTACCCATTCAATCACTACTATTTTTCATGCTACATAATTATCTGGTAAAgtgtttttgtaatgttttcaGAAAAACATGGGACTGCCACAACTAGAGACTTGTTGCATCTTTTTTGACTTAAAGACAGGCAATATTATTATGGGATGTTTGAATGCAGtaagtatttcaaaaatatataattgaaaattctttgtatttttaagtTGAAGTAAATATTCTTACTTGCTTTTAAGGGTGTACCAAATGACTGCAAATTTTAAGTATGACCTTCcgttatttgaaaatttatgtTTGAGTATGCAGCAATGACtcgtagtttatatatatttttaaaaacagtacCTATTGTACATACTTTTGTCTTATACAATAAaccatttaacaaataaattactgTTTATGACTTGGTTTGAGTatctttattttacataatatgctTTTGAATTATAGAAAAAGTTAGAGCTACCATTTTTTGTTTCAGTTTTTatcttttgtaatgtttgtaataATGATCGTGGTGGCCAGCGCAATAGAGCCCATAAAATATGCTGCAGAAGAGGAGAGAGATTTAAACGCCGAGGCAGCACTTACTGGCTTCTACGTGATGTCTATCATCTTGGTGCTAATGTTCTTagcaaaattttgttttgacaTACTATTCATATATGGAGTAATTACGGTGagtgttttagtaaatttctaCTTCTACTTCTTtaggattaatggctttcaataatGCTAactagtaaatttattatttagtattaaatgtataatattaattgtgtttgcccacaaatgaaaaaagaaccgacttcaattacatcgacaagtaatacaacgtaggttgaccaaataatagacaagtaaatacgcattattgatATAACTAGAAAATTATTGTCAGTTCTCAGTCGATGGGAATTTAAATAGGTTGACACAAGAactaccttttgattaaaaaaaaaattataaaaatcggtccacccagtcaaaagttctgaaaaaAGTAGATACTCTCCCTTTGTT
Protein-coding sequences here:
- the LOC123660933 gene encoding uncharacterized protein LOC123660933, whose product is MGLPQLETCCIFFDLKTGNIIMGCLNAFLSFVMFVIMIVVASAIEPIKYAAEEERDLNAEAALTGFYVMSIILVLMFLAKFCFDILFIYGVITERANIIRAYFIMFVVFLLLSMFTFFLNAPNFNAGTICMEVFYIGLNVYAILLSNSFYKLLNMREEV